A genomic segment from Corylus avellana chromosome ca5, CavTom2PMs-1.0 encodes:
- the LOC132180678 gene encoding beta-glucosidase 12-like, with protein MAVHQGPYLFCLLALVLASLTIVHAEHSSHTIEPFNRSSFPTDFIFGTATAAYMIEGATNIDGRGPCTWDIFVKRHPEKIRDGKNADVACDFYHRYKEDIQLLKTIGLDSFKFSISWTRVLPKGKISGGVNPQGVKFYNDLINELLSNGIKPLVFLMHFDPPQALEDEYDGPLSPKFVNDFQDYADFCFKTFGDRVKLWVTMNEPIAMSIGGYSTSNFPPGRCSSYVPNCTAAGNSATELYIVGHNLLLAHGAVVKLYKDNYQPHQKGQIGLAMYSTWVEPKDNTSSSHEAASRYMDFVFGWFVEPVIYGDYPERLKFALGSRLPKFTEAQSKLVKGSIDFLGLSYYSAGYAKTVSPANGVNVTFWTDVQANITSTGYIQPEGLRKLLLYIKGKYDNPAIYITENGIGGRDLQDVARIKYYHLHLLSLSKAIKEGANVKAHYSWSFLDGFEWDNGYLIPNGLIFVDFKDNLKRHLKDSCYWFKKFLLK; from the exons ATGGCAGTTCATCAAGGTCCTTACCTATTTTGCCTCTTAGCCTTGGTCTTGGCCTCCTTGACTATTGTACATGCAGAACATAGTAGTCATACGATTGAACCTTTTAATCGGAGCAGTTTTCCTACTGATTTTATATTTGGAACTGCTACTGCGGCATACATG ATTGAAGGAGCAACAAATATTGATGGCAGGGGGCCGTGCACCTGGGATATTTTTGTGAAGAGACatccag AAAAAATTCGAGATGGTAAAAATGCAGATGTAGCCTGTGACTTTTATCATCGGTATAAG GAGGATATACAATTGTTGAAAACGATTGGATTGGAttcatttaaattttcaatCTCATGGACCAGAGTATTACCAA AGGGCAAAATAAGCGGGGGAGTGAACCCACAAGGTGTCAAATTCTACAATGACCTTATCAACGAGCTTTTGTCCAATG GTATCAAGCCCTTAGTATTTCTCATGCACTTTGATCCTCCTCAAGCACTTGAAGATGAATATGATGGACCCTTAAGTCCCAAGTTTGT GAATGATTTTCAAGATTATGCGGACTTTTGCTTCAAGACTTTTGGGGATCGAGTTAAACTATGGGTGACAATGAATGAGCCCATTGCTATGAGCATCGGTGGGTACAGCACTTCTAATTTTCCACCCGGAAGATGTTCGAGTTACGTTCCCAATTGCACCGCCGCTGGTAACTCTGCCACTGAGCTTTATATTGTTGGACACAATTTGCTTCTTGCTCATGGAGCCGTTGTGAAATTATACAAAGACAACTACCAg CCACATCAAAAGGGGCAAATTGGGCTGGCTATGTATAGCACTTGGGTTGAGCCAAAAGACAACACATCTTCTAGCCATGAGGCCGCCTCTCGATATATGGACTTTGTGTTTGGATG GTTTGTTGAACCAGTTATATATGGTGATTATCCTGAGAGATTGAAGTTTGCATTGGGGAGTCGACTGCCCAAATTCACCGAAGCTCAATCCAAATTGGTAAAAGGGTCGATTGATTTTCTTGGTTTAAGCTATTATTCTGCAGGTTACGCAAAAACCGTTTCCCCAGCAAACGGTGTCAACGTTACTTTTTGGACCGATGTGCAAGCCAATATCACCAGT ACGGGATACATCCAACCAGAGGGATTGCGAAAGCTCCTTTTATACATAAAAGGAAAATACGACAATCCAGCTATATACATCACAGAGAACG GAATTGGTGGTAGAGATCTTCAAGATGTTGCGAGGATCAAATACTATCACCTACATTTATTATCGCTTTCAAAAGCTATCAA GGAGGGCGCAAATGTGAAGGCACACTATTCGTGGTCATTTCTTGACGGCTTTGAATGGGACAATGGTTACCTCATTCCGAATGGCTTAATTTTTGTGGATTTTAAGGATAATTTGAAAAGACACCTCAAGGATTCTTGTTATTGGTTCAAGAAGTTCCTCTTAAAATGA